In Desulfofundulus luciae, a genomic segment contains:
- a CDS encoding 3'-5' exoribonuclease YhaM family protein: MAELLVEQIRPGLNVRGVFALKSKRLLPYREAPGHFLAVTLVDRTGEVEGRLWEGAEEAGARLKVGDIVAVEAQAVAYNGVVQLCIDSIVKENGQIDPARFIPSAEGLEEAKVKLQQLIDSLTNTYLKALLSLLFSNPDFYQAFCLVPAAAQYHHAMLGGLLVHSVGVAAAADGIARDYPQADRDLLVTGALLHDIGKVYEYRCRGAIEQTDEGRLLGHIVSGALLLDRYIARVSDFPEDLRLKLLHILISHHGRYEWQSPKRPKFLEAALLHQLDLLDAQADMFSRAAAGREDKDSPWTGWVKGLDRCVYCR, from the coding sequence ATGGCTGAACTGCTGGTTGAACAGATTCGCCCCGGGCTGAACGTGCGCGGGGTCTTCGCACTGAAGTCAAAAAGGCTCCTTCCCTACCGGGAGGCGCCGGGGCATTTTTTGGCGGTGACGCTTGTCGACCGAACCGGCGAAGTGGAGGGGCGGCTTTGGGAAGGGGCCGAGGAGGCCGGAGCCCGGCTGAAAGTGGGGGATATCGTTGCCGTGGAGGCCCAGGCCGTGGCGTACAACGGGGTGGTGCAGCTGTGCATCGATTCCATCGTTAAAGAGAATGGTCAAATTGACCCGGCAAGGTTCATCCCTTCCGCTGAAGGGTTGGAGGAAGCCAAAGTAAAGCTCCAACAGTTGATTGATTCATTAACCAATACGTACTTAAAAGCACTACTCTCCCTCCTTTTTTCTAATCCGGATTTTTATCAAGCCTTCTGCCTGGTCCCAGCCGCAGCTCAGTACCACCACGCCATGTTGGGCGGGCTGTTGGTCCACAGCGTCGGCGTGGCTGCCGCCGCGGACGGTATCGCCAGAGATTACCCGCAGGCTGACCGGGACCTGCTGGTGACCGGGGCGCTCCTGCACGATATCGGCAAGGTGTATGAATACCGCTGCCGCGGCGCCATAGAGCAGACCGACGAAGGGCGGCTTTTAGGGCACATCGTTTCCGGAGCACTGCTCCTGGACCGCTATATAGCCAGGGTGTCGGACTTTCCGGAAGACCTGCGCCTGAAGCTTTTGCACATCCTCATCAGCCACCACGGGCGCTATGAGTGGCAGTCGCCCAAGCGGCCCAAGTTTTTGGAAGCGGCTCTCCTGCACCAGCTCGACCTGCTGGACGCTCAAGCGGACATGTTTTCCCGCGCCGCCGCCGGCAGGGAGGATAAAGACTCTCCCTGGACGGGCTGGGTGAAGGGGCTGGACCGGTGCGTTTACTGCCGGTGA
- a CDS encoding thermonuclease family protein, translating into MVDGDTVYVRLENGKEEKVRFIGVDTPESTREVEPYGKEAAAYTKKRLDVGERDKYGRLLAYVWLSPPENDDEAEVWAKMFNAELLLEGYAQVMTVPPNVKYADLFANLQREARKVEKGLWGELLAQRPPPGRSTSATSGRRSSTGRTASRRSR; encoded by the coding sequence GTGGTCGACGGTGACACGGTTTACGTCCGCCTGGAGAATGGAAAGGAGGAGAAGGTCCGCTTCATCGGCGTGGACACCCCAGAGAGCACCCGCGAGGTGGAGCCCTATGGGAAGGAGGCCGCGGCCTACACGAAAAAGCGGCTGGACGTGGGCGAGCGGGATAAGTACGGTCGGCTGCTGGCTTACGTCTGGCTTTCCCCGCCGGAAAACGACGACGAGGCCGAAGTGTGGGCGAAGATGTTCAACGCGGAGCTACTGCTGGAGGGCTACGCCCAGGTGATGACTGTGCCGCCGAACGTGAAGTACGCGGATCTGTTCGCAAATCTCCAGCGGGAGGCGCGGAAGGTGGAGAAGGGGCTGTGGGGGGAACTGCTGGCGCAGCGCCCACCGCCGGGGCGAAGTACATCGGCAACGTCCGGTCGAAGAAGTTCCACCGGCCGGACTGCGAGTAGGCGCAGTAGATAG
- a CDS encoding ComEC/Rec2 family competence protein, with protein sequence MLTLVFWDVQHGSAAYIKTPNGKHIVVDLGTGSYSDDNLEFSPLLHLKNKWNVKQLDGVIITHPHRDHLDDILNFGELKPKVLVRPKHLNEDEIRAGNRKEDTTIIDKYLEVNSEYVHPVSPSENPFLDDNNGGVRFVRFIPSSCATSNLNNHSVVTIVSYAKSKIIIPGDNEPPSWNELLEQEEFLTAIKDTDILVAPHHGRDSGFSSALFEYINPRLTIISDGRFCDTSATDRYAKHTKGWTVYKRSGGKEERKCVTTRNDGVIVVKFGMNSNERPFIEVTID encoded by the coding sequence ATGTTAACTTTAGTTTTTTGGGATGTCCAACATGGAAGTGCTGCCTATATAAAAACACCTAATGGAAAACATATTGTGGTGGATTTAGGTACCGGTTCTTATAGTGATGATAATTTGGAATTTAGTCCGCTTCTCCATCTAAAAAATAAATGGAATGTTAAACAATTAGATGGTGTTATTATTACTCATCCGCATCGTGATCACCTTGACGACATTCTGAATTTTGGTGAATTAAAACCTAAAGTATTAGTTAGGCCTAAACATTTAAATGAAGACGAGATTAGAGCGGGGAACCGTAAAGAAGACACAACCATAATTGATAAATACCTGGAAGTAAATAGTGAATATGTTCATCCTGTATCACCAAGTGAAAACCCATTTTTAGATGATAACAATGGCGGTGTTAGGTTTGTTAGATTTATTCCTTCGTCTTGCGCAACTTCTAATCTAAACAATCATAGTGTTGTCACAATTGTATCATATGCTAAATCTAAAATAATAATTCCTGGGGATAACGAACCACCTTCATGGAATGAGCTCCTTGAGCAAGAAGAATTTCTTACGGCCATAAAAGATACAGATATTTTGGTGGCGCCTCATCATGGGAGGGATTCGGGCTTTTCATCTGCTTTATTTGAATACATTAACCCTAGATTGACTATTATTTCGGACGGGCGATTTTGCGACACTAGTGCAACTGATAGATATGCAAAGCATACAAAAGGATGGACTGTGTACAAACGGAGTGGTGGGAAAGAAGAAAGAAAATGTGTGACTACTAGAAATGATGGGGTAATTGTTGTTAAATTTGGAATGAATTCAAATGAAAGGCCTTTTATTGAGGTAACTATTGATTAA
- a CDS encoding helix-turn-helix transcriptional regulator, with protein MPGRAKKDATRGLRLNMIIDWLNKKTPYGGVTVKELAERFEVSERQIYRDLSAIENYLRVPLVRQETGKTVRVGIKAGYLPGLSPQTATVIFLSLLQQKGSALSGHLNEIKDALVSTLFKYHYDPKELAVEKLQKRIHIVEETLAEPEKVGGLFNALVQAIKDSHRVKIWYYTTHSGEETERVVEPYGLICKHQNWYLVGRCLKRNDIRVFRIDQIKDIFPYTTERFEYPGDFSLSGYMASSWGVINDGKVCRVLLKFNKRVAHRVKNVLYHPSQKIEEELPDGSTLVSFEVCGIVEMVGWLFQWGDMVEVLEPRWLREEMRAMAERVANVYQKREVNDQPDV; from the coding sequence GTGCCGGGTAGAGCAAAAAAAGACGCCACGCGGGGCCTGCGGCTGAACATGATCATCGACTGGCTCAACAAAAAGACCCCTTACGGTGGCGTTACCGTCAAAGAACTGGCCGAAAGGTTTGAAGTGAGCGAGCGCCAAATTTACCGGGACTTAAGCGCCATCGAAAACTACCTGCGCGTTCCCCTGGTCCGCCAGGAGACCGGCAAAACCGTGCGCGTGGGCATAAAGGCCGGCTACCTGCCCGGTTTAAGCCCCCAGACCGCGACGGTCATTTTTTTGAGTCTGCTCCAGCAAAAAGGCTCCGCCCTCTCCGGCCACCTCAACGAAATCAAAGACGCCCTCGTTTCCACCCTCTTCAAGTACCACTACGACCCCAAAGAACTGGCGGTAGAAAAGCTCCAGAAACGCATCCACATCGTGGAAGAGACCCTGGCCGAACCGGAGAAGGTGGGCGGCCTCTTTAACGCGCTCGTGCAGGCCATCAAGGACTCCCACCGGGTCAAAATCTGGTACTACACCACCCATAGCGGGGAAGAGACCGAACGGGTGGTGGAGCCCTACGGCCTAATTTGCAAGCACCAGAACTGGTACCTGGTTGGCCGCTGCCTGAAAAGAAACGACATCCGGGTCTTTAGGATTGACCAAATCAAAGACATTTTTCCCTATACTACCGAACGCTTTGAATACCCCGGGGATTTCTCCCTCTCCGGCTACATGGCCTCGAGCTGGGGCGTGATCAACGACGGAAAAGTTTGCCGGGTTTTGCTCAAATTTAACAAACGGGTGGCTCACCGGGTGAAAAATGTACTCTATCACCCTTCCCAGAAAATCGAAGAAGAATTGCCCGACGGTTCCACCCTGGTTTCCTTCGAGGTCTGCGGCATCGTCGAGATGGTGGGCTGGCTCTTCCAGTGGGGAGATATGGTGGAGGTGCTGGAGCCCCGGTGGCTGCGAGAGGAGATGCGCGCGATGGCAGAGAGGGTCGCGAACGTTTACCAAAAGAGAGAAGTAAATGATCAACCCGACGTTTAA
- a CDS encoding ATP-dependent nuclease, protein MSDQRNRLQKMFDFRNRFSNFGDVLIRLHVKGFRCHTNTLIEINSPITAFCGLNGTGKSTLLQLAAAAYRPLTRQERPYYLRDFFVVGTLDPMPFTRDASVEYKYWQHDRNLKTVTLSRNDITRRWQGYSRRPQRNVFFAGVGLYIPKIEQRDFFFRHASKLVVRDSSSVTDRIKLWTCRILGHSYESISTNIVIYSEREGNVVTVQRSGATYSEAHMGYGEGRTQYLINTLEILPEKSLVLIEEPETSLHPSAQHELGKYLVDVACERKHQIMITTHSEFILEALPSQSRIYLKKVDDGVYPIAGLTALQAKSLMTEGHVKALHILVEDNCAKTILSEIIRRIDPDFLRSVGIYPVGDADTIVRTIRTLKSTGLPVAAVRDADKGGQPSENIFKLPGSLPPEKELFSNIAVKKYMLSMYGVNLDDFKVSHLEGVDHHEWFQRLSNYLNMDEAALVSEAARIYARSLSEVDIVTLIAGLKEVSRR, encoded by the coding sequence ATGAGTGATCAACGTAATAGGCTCCAGAAAATGTTTGATTTTCGCAATAGATTTTCAAATTTTGGCGATGTATTAATTAGATTGCATGTTAAAGGTTTTCGTTGTCATACTAATACATTGATCGAGATCAATAGTCCAATTACAGCATTTTGCGGTTTGAATGGAACTGGAAAATCTACGTTGTTGCAATTAGCTGCTGCTGCTTATAGGCCTTTAACAAGACAAGAGCGCCCATACTATTTAAGAGATTTTTTCGTAGTTGGTACACTTGATCCAATGCCATTTACTAGAGATGCTTCGGTAGAATATAAATATTGGCAGCATGATCGTAATTTAAAGACAGTGACTCTTTCAAGGAATGATATAACAAGACGTTGGCAAGGTTATTCTCGAAGGCCACAAAGAAATGTCTTTTTTGCTGGCGTAGGTTTATACATACCCAAAATTGAGCAACGCGATTTTTTCTTTCGTCATGCCAGCAAATTAGTCGTTAGGGATAGTTCCAGTGTAACAGATAGAATTAAATTGTGGACTTGCAGGATTTTAGGTCATTCTTATGAGAGCATTTCGACGAATATAGTTATTTATTCGGAACGTGAAGGAAATGTTGTAACTGTTCAGCGATCCGGAGCTACCTATTCCGAAGCGCATATGGGCTATGGAGAGGGTCGAACCCAATATCTAATCAATACATTAGAAATTCTTCCCGAGAAAAGTTTGGTCCTAATCGAAGAGCCTGAGACCTCGCTCCACCCTAGTGCACAACATGAATTGGGTAAGTACCTGGTAGATGTTGCATGTGAGAGGAAACATCAGATTATGATTACAACTCACAGCGAATTTATTTTGGAAGCTTTGCCGTCCCAATCAAGGATTTATTTAAAAAAGGTAGATGACGGTGTTTACCCTATTGCTGGACTGACTGCTCTTCAAGCAAAAAGTCTTATGACTGAAGGTCATGTAAAAGCTTTGCATATTCTTGTTGAAGATAATTGTGCTAAGACTATATTAAGCGAGATAATCCGACGAATCGATCCCGATTTTCTGCGTTCCGTTGGAATTTATCCAGTTGGGGATGCGGACACAATTGTAAGGACAATCCGAACACTTAAATCCACCGGACTTCCGGTAGCCGCAGTGAGAGATGCTGATAAGGGTGGCCAGCCAAGTGAAAACATTTTTAAACTACCTGGTTCTTTGCCGCCTGAGAAAGAGTTATTTTCTAACATAGCAGTGAAAAAATATATGCTTTCAATGTATGGTGTTAACCTTGATGACTTTAAAGTAAGCCATCTTGAGGGTGTCGACCATCATGAGTGGTTTCAGCGATTAAGTAATTATTTAAATATGGATGAGGCTGCCCTAGTAAGCGAGGCTGCTCGCA
- a CDS encoding AAA domain-containing protein codes for MERCQLVKKLHTRWQNEIVAVGGPELVAKGSRLPAEIDGYVRIIKNVFDWKEKLWAPLAEEIQKLGLAVPCTVTPDTVREIADRLVFIRKRLKLDHLKTKIEEVHRYLKDGRARPGASGLWNELSEFLEAGEWDRWDGAVRRIQHLNEVHKMEAELQSLKSRLAEVAPKWAETVVLQGGKGSPLKPPENVVEAWEWRKAETYLKKMHAEDPRELSRRLDELFQREGKLVAELVALSTWLTLAGRVTEEQRRSLVAWKDYVRRIGKGTGKYAGRYRALAQREMEKARAAVPVWVMPLNRVVESFHPLNEPFDVVIIDESSQMDSLGILALFRAKKVVIVGDDKQISPYGVGRDLAHIHRMIEQYLQGIPHKELFDPQFSLYDLAGLIFPGVILLREHFRCLPETIQFSNEVMYEGKILPLRERDPRLGEDWQPVIARRVEKGFRTPGRDINEPEAEALVEQVIKCCEDPVYEGMTMGVISLLGTAQARLINQLLLERLGPGEMHLRRILCGDAYFFQGDQRDVMFLSLVEAAGEQRPAVLSKMNDLRRFNVAASRARNQMWLFYSIDPEEFHAEDVRARLIRYCLNPALAGDRLPEDLEKLCESEFERRVLRELLGRGYLVKPQYRVGYKRIDLVVFGANNKKLAVECDGEIAHPPEKWEEDWNRQMILERLGWKFYRIRGSQYFRRPRKTISELVDFLEDMGIRPLNCSR; via the coding sequence GTGGAACGTTGCCAGTTGGTAAAAAAGCTGCACACCCGCTGGCAGAATGAAATAGTTGCGGTAGGCGGACCGGAACTCGTCGCGAAGGGATCTCGACTTCCCGCCGAAATAGACGGGTACGTCCGTATCATTAAAAACGTTTTCGATTGGAAGGAAAAGTTATGGGCACCGCTGGCGGAAGAGATCCAAAAGCTCGGCCTAGCCGTACCCTGTACAGTTACCCCGGACACAGTCCGGGAAATTGCAGATCGCCTGGTCTTCATTAGGAAAAGGCTTAAGCTTGACCATCTGAAAACCAAAATTGAAGAAGTCCACCGGTACTTGAAGGATGGAAGAGCGCGGCCGGGCGCTTCTGGCCTGTGGAACGAATTAAGCGAATTCCTGGAAGCCGGGGAATGGGATCGGTGGGACGGAGCGGTCCGGCGCATCCAGCATTTGAACGAAGTACACAAGATGGAAGCTGAGCTGCAGTCGTTGAAGTCCCGCCTCGCCGAAGTAGCCCCGAAGTGGGCCGAAACGGTCGTGCTTCAAGGCGGGAAGGGCAGCCCCTTAAAACCGCCGGAAAACGTCGTCGAGGCCTGGGAGTGGCGCAAAGCCGAAACTTACCTCAAAAAGATGCATGCAGAGGACCCCCGGGAGCTTTCGAGGAGGCTCGATGAGCTTTTCCAAAGGGAAGGGAAGCTCGTGGCAGAGCTGGTGGCTCTTTCTACCTGGCTCACTCTCGCCGGGCGCGTAACGGAAGAGCAGCGCAGAAGCCTTGTTGCCTGGAAGGACTACGTCCGGAGAATCGGAAAGGGCACCGGGAAATATGCCGGTCGTTACCGCGCGCTGGCGCAGAGGGAGATGGAAAAGGCTCGCGCCGCTGTACCGGTGTGGGTCATGCCGCTAAACCGGGTGGTGGAAAGCTTTCACCCCTTAAACGAACCTTTCGACGTGGTCATCATAGATGAAAGCAGCCAGATGGATTCTTTGGGCATTCTGGCCCTTTTCCGGGCTAAAAAAGTCGTCATCGTTGGCGACGATAAGCAAATCAGCCCATATGGGGTGGGCCGGGATCTTGCCCATATCCACCGGATGATCGAACAGTACCTGCAGGGCATCCCCCATAAAGAGCTGTTTGACCCGCAGTTCAGCCTTTACGACCTGGCCGGGCTGATCTTCCCCGGAGTGATCCTGCTGAGGGAGCACTTCCGCTGTCTGCCCGAGACAATTCAGTTTAGCAACGAAGTCATGTACGAAGGAAAGATTTTACCGCTGCGGGAAAGAGATCCCCGACTGGGAGAAGACTGGCAGCCCGTGATTGCCAGGCGCGTGGAAAAAGGATTCCGGACTCCCGGCAGAGACATAAACGAGCCGGAAGCAGAGGCCCTTGTAGAGCAAGTAATCAAGTGCTGCGAGGACCCTGTCTACGAAGGCATGACAATGGGAGTCATCTCTCTTCTCGGCACGGCGCAGGCGCGCCTGATCAACCAGCTGCTCCTGGAAAGACTGGGGCCAGGCGAGATGCATCTCCGCCGGATCCTCTGCGGCGACGCCTACTTCTTCCAGGGTGACCAGCGGGACGTTATGTTCCTTTCGCTGGTCGAAGCGGCAGGGGAGCAGCGCCCGGCGGTTCTGAGCAAAATGAACGACTTGCGTCGTTTTAACGTCGCCGCGAGCCGGGCCAGAAACCAGATGTGGCTTTTTTACTCGATAGATCCCGAAGAATTCCATGCGGAGGACGTTCGGGCAAGATTGATCAGGTACTGCCTTAACCCGGCCCTGGCGGGAGACAGGTTACCTGAAGATCTGGAGAAGTTATGTGAATCGGAGTTTGAGCGGCGGGTGCTGCGGGAGCTGCTGGGCCGCGGTTATCTGGTGAAGCCCCAGTACAGGGTCGGCTACAAGAGAATTGACCTCGTGGTTTTCGGGGCGAATAATAAGAAACTGGCCGTAGAATGCGATGGCGAAATCGCCCACCCTCCGGAAAAGTGGGAAGAGGACTGGAACCGCCAGATGATCCTGGAGCGCCTGGGCTGGAAGTTTTACAGAATCCGGGGGAGTCAGTATTTCCGCCGGCCGCGTAAAACCATTTCTGAGCTGGTTGATTTCCTGGAAGATATGGGGATCCGGCCGCTGAATTGTTCGCGTTAA
- a CDS encoding helicase-related protein: MGESIKLIGKGLNTGQVHEPILSPEQLSTLEATPEKEPFDGDAGKFRLGIEDMRLGLAYEYDPFFTLSIARVDPLPHQLEAVYDYFLKLPRIRFLLADDPGAGKTIMAGLLIKELKIRGLIKRTLIITPANLSFQWQRELKDKFREHFEVVRSDVLRANYGLNPWQEKNQVITSISWVSRIEDAKESLLRSHWDLIIVDEAHKMSAYSADKKTLAYQLGEALSDMTDHYLLMTATPHKGDPENFCLFLELLDKDIYGDVKSLEEAMRRQEAPFYLRRVKEALVTFPDPNTGEVKTLFTRRQVETVEFQIDFDEYDFYDALTRYVEEQSIKAAADDSARGRALGFTMAMLQRRFASSIYAVRRSLERMKEKREKILADPEKYRREQMQKKLPEDFDDLPEEEQQEIIAQLEGVVASVDPVALKDEIIQLDRLIKQALHLEKREVESKLVKLKEVLTNQGIFKDPKMKLLIFTEHKDTLDYLVKKLKEWNLKVTQIHGGMKIGDRDTPGTRIYAEREFREECQVMVATEAAGEGINLQFCWFMINYDIPWNPVRLEQRMGRIHRYGQEKDCLIFNFVATNTREGRVLQKLFERIKKIEDDLDPKRTGKVFNVLGDVFPANQLERMLRDMYARNLTEDVIKSRIVEQVDTERFRRITHSTLEGLAKRELNLSSIIGKSAEAKERRLVPEVIEDFFVQAGPLAGIHPKEVKKGQHVYRVGRIPRTLWPLGERLESRFGKLGREYKNIVFDKNLLKGDPTLEWVTPGHPLFECVREYVLERVQDDLRRGAVFFDLHCKEPSRLDVYSAAIRDGRGHTLHRRLFVVQTFMNGTMTVRQPTIFLDLIPAPAGTAVPDDAGLPGRDQVEQALIEQALQSFLAEIIARREKEIETISRHLEISLNELIHRQNLRMAELLESQQTGEQNPLLAANIKITEDRLDELNARLERRREELQQERQCTIAGIQHHSRAWVLPHPERTAPGIVQMVRDDEIEQIAVQAVIAYEKARGWQVESVEKENRGFDLISRKPHPEDPQTAVEVRFIEVKGRATIGEIALTANEYKTAERLKKDYWLYVVFNCTSLPTIYPIQDPARLGWESVMRIEHYCLGAEKIVEKVK, translated from the coding sequence ATGGGTGAATCCATCAAGCTTATCGGTAAGGGATTAAATACCGGCCAGGTTCACGAACCCATTCTTTCGCCTGAACAACTGTCTACCCTGGAGGCCACACCGGAGAAAGAGCCGTTTGATGGCGACGCTGGCAAATTCCGCCTCGGAATAGAGGACATGCGGTTGGGGCTGGCCTATGAGTACGACCCCTTCTTTACTCTATCCATTGCCCGGGTTGACCCGTTGCCCCACCAGTTAGAGGCCGTTTACGACTACTTCCTGAAACTTCCCCGCATCCGCTTCTTATTAGCAGATGACCCGGGCGCCGGCAAGACAATCATGGCTGGTCTGTTAATTAAAGAATTAAAGATTCGGGGGTTAATCAAGCGTACCCTCATCATTACGCCGGCCAATCTGTCTTTTCAGTGGCAGCGGGAATTGAAAGACAAATTCCGCGAGCACTTCGAGGTTGTCCGAAGTGATGTGCTCCGGGCAAATTACGGATTAAATCCCTGGCAGGAAAAAAACCAGGTAATTACTTCAATATCATGGGTATCCCGTATTGAGGATGCCAAAGAAAGCTTGCTTCGTAGCCATTGGGACCTCATCATTGTGGATGAGGCCCATAAAATGAGTGCCTACAGTGCGGACAAAAAGACATTGGCCTATCAATTAGGCGAGGCGCTTTCCGATATGACAGACCATTACCTTTTAATGACGGCCACGCCGCACAAGGGCGACCCCGAGAATTTCTGTCTCTTTCTCGAATTATTGGACAAAGATATCTATGGTGATGTGAAAAGCCTGGAAGAGGCTATGCGGCGGCAGGAGGCACCTTTTTATCTGCGCCGGGTGAAGGAGGCTCTGGTGACTTTTCCGGATCCCAATACGGGTGAGGTGAAGACCCTCTTTACCAGGCGCCAGGTAGAAACCGTGGAATTTCAAATTGATTTTGATGAATATGATTTCTACGATGCTCTGACCCGCTACGTTGAGGAACAATCTATTAAGGCTGCCGCTGATGACTCTGCCCGGGGACGCGCCCTCGGATTTACGATGGCCATGCTGCAGAGGCGTTTTGCCTCCAGCATTTACGCAGTGCGGCGCAGCCTGGAGCGGATGAAAGAAAAGCGTGAAAAGATCCTGGCGGACCCGGAAAAATACCGCAGGGAGCAAATGCAAAAAAAGCTACCCGAGGATTTCGACGACCTTCCTGAAGAAGAGCAACAGGAAATCATCGCCCAGTTGGAGGGTGTAGTCGCCTCGGTTGACCCGGTCGCCCTTAAAGATGAAATTATTCAGCTAGACAGGCTAATCAAGCAGGCTCTCCACCTGGAAAAGCGAGAAGTGGAGTCGAAGCTGGTTAAATTGAAAGAGGTGCTTACGAACCAGGGTATTTTTAAAGATCCCAAAATGAAGCTCCTCATCTTTACCGAACATAAGGATACCCTTGACTACCTGGTGAAAAAGTTGAAAGAGTGGAATCTTAAAGTAACGCAGATTCACGGCGGCATGAAAATCGGGGATCGGGATACCCCTGGCACACGTATCTATGCCGAGCGGGAGTTCCGGGAGGAATGCCAGGTCATGGTGGCTACCGAGGCGGCCGGTGAAGGTATTAACCTCCAGTTCTGCTGGTTCATGATCAACTACGACATCCCCTGGAATCCCGTCCGGTTAGAACAACGCATGGGCCGCATCCACCGCTACGGTCAGGAAAAGGACTGTCTGATCTTTAACTTTGTGGCCACCAACACCCGTGAAGGCCGCGTCTTGCAAAAATTATTCGAGCGCATTAAGAAAATTGAAGATGATCTGGATCCCAAGCGCACCGGCAAGGTATTCAATGTTCTAGGTGATGTCTTCCCCGCTAACCAGTTAGAACGCATGTTGCGGGATATGTACGCCCGCAACCTCACTGAAGATGTAATCAAAAGCCGCATTGTCGAGCAGGTGGATACTGAGCGCTTTCGCAGGATCACGCATTCCACCCTGGAAGGTCTGGCCAAACGGGAGTTGAATCTATCCTCTATCATCGGCAAATCGGCCGAGGCAAAGGAACGCCGGCTGGTCCCCGAAGTGATTGAGGATTTCTTTGTCCAGGCCGGCCCCCTGGCTGGAATTCACCCAAAAGAGGTAAAAAAGGGGCAACACGTCTACCGTGTGGGGCGGATCCCTCGCACCCTATGGCCTTTAGGTGAGAGGCTAGAATCACGCTTTGGCAAGCTAGGTCGTGAATATAAAAATATTGTCTTTGACAAGAACCTTTTAAAAGGCGATCCAACCCTGGAGTGGGTGACGCCTGGCCATCCGTTGTTTGAGTGTGTGCGGGAATACGTCTTGGAGCGGGTTCAGGACGACCTGAGGCGCGGCGCAGTTTTCTTCGATTTGCATTGTAAGGAACCATCCCGGTTAGACGTGTATTCGGCCGCCATCCGGGACGGTCGCGGCCATACCTTGCACCGCCGTCTCTTTGTGGTGCAGACTTTCATGAACGGTACGATGACCGTTCGTCAGCCCACCATCTTTTTGGACCTTATCCCGGCGCCGGCCGGTACTGCAGTACCTGATGATGCCGGGTTGCCGGGCCGCGACCAGGTGGAGCAGGCGCTCATCGAACAGGCCCTGCAGTCATTTTTGGCGGAAATCATAGCCCGCCGGGAAAAAGAGATCGAAACGATTTCCCGCCACCTGGAGATCAGTTTGAACGAGCTGATTCACCGCCAGAATTTGCGGATGGCAGAACTTTTGGAAAGCCAGCAGACCGGGGAGCAAAATCCGCTTCTGGCCGCCAATATCAAGATTACGGAGGACCGCCTGGATGAATTGAATGCCCGCCTGGAACGGCGGCGGGAGGAATTGCAACAGGAACGCCAATGCACCATTGCCGGTATCCAACACCACAGTAGGGCCTGGGTCCTGCCGCACCCGGAACGAACTGCCCCTGGTATTGTCCAGATGGTCCGGGACGACGAGATCGAGCAAATTGCAGTACAGGCCGTGATAGCCTATGAAAAGGCCCGTGGCTGGCAGGTGGAAAGTGTTGAGAAGGAAAACCGGGGATTTGATCTGATCTCGCGTAAGCCCCACCCGGAGGACCCGCAAACTGCCGTTGAAGTCCGCTTTATCGAGGTCAAGGGCCGGGCCACCATTGGCGAGATTGCCCTCACTGCCAATGAGTATAAGACGGCAGAACGGCTTAAAAAGGATTACTGGCTCTACGTGGTATTTAACTGCACCTCGTTACCCACAATTTACCCCATCCAGGATCCGGCCCGCCTGGGTTGGGAGTCTGTAATGAGGATTGAACACTATTGTCTAGGAGCAGAAAAGATTGTGGAAAAAGTTAAATAA